A stretch of Fimbriimonadaceae bacterium DNA encodes these proteins:
- a CDS encoding MoxR family ATPase has protein sequence MSDAAASAQWFRDTFESVRAEVCKAMVGQEPIVEGVLIGLASNGHVLLEGMPGLGKTLLVRSLSEALDLSFGRIQFTPDLMPADVTGTNVLAMGEGGGRAFEFRRGPLFANIVLADEINRATPKTQSAMLEAMQERAVTVGGVRHALEEPFLVMATQNPIEQEGTYPLPEAQLDRFFLKLLVPYPTKEELAEIVNRTTGTVEAKPEPVADREAVLRMRQTVREVAVAPHVLDFGLSLVVGTHPESPSACESVRKYVRFGSSPRGAQAVMTAGKVRALLEGRFNVSKEDLARAAKPALRHRLLLNFEAEADRVSADDVVDAVLAAVNAGDKDPITV, from the coding sequence TTGAGCGACGCCGCCGCCTCCGCGCAGTGGTTTCGGGACACGTTCGAGTCCGTGCGGGCCGAGGTGTGCAAGGCCATGGTCGGCCAAGAGCCGATCGTCGAGGGGGTGCTCATCGGGCTGGCTTCCAACGGCCACGTGCTGCTCGAGGGTATGCCGGGTCTGGGGAAGACGCTCCTGGTGCGTTCCCTCTCCGAGGCGCTCGACCTCTCGTTCGGGCGGATTCAGTTCACCCCCGACCTGATGCCAGCCGACGTGACGGGCACCAATGTGCTCGCGATGGGCGAGGGCGGGGGACGCGCGTTCGAGTTTCGCCGAGGTCCCCTATTCGCCAACATCGTGCTCGCCGACGAGATCAACCGGGCCACCCCGAAAACGCAGTCGGCGATGCTCGAGGCCATGCAGGAGCGCGCGGTCACGGTGGGAGGCGTGCGCCACGCGCTGGAGGAGCCGTTTCTCGTGATGGCGACGCAGAACCCGATCGAACAGGAGGGCACGTACCCCCTGCCCGAGGCGCAGCTCGACCGGTTCTTCCTCAAGCTGCTTGTGCCCTATCCTACGAAGGAGGAGCTTGCCGAGATCGTGAACCGAACCACGGGAACCGTCGAAGCGAAGCCCGAGCCCGTGGCCGACCGCGAAGCCGTGTTGCGGATGCGGCAGACCGTGCGCGAGGTCGCCGTGGCTCCGCACGTGTTGGATTTCGGGCTGTCCCTGGTGGTGGGGACGCACCCGGAATCTCCCAGTGCGTGCGAGTCCGTGCGCAAGTACGTGCGGTTCGGGTCGAGCCCGCGCGGAGCGCAGGCCGTCATGACCGCCGGCAAGGTGCGAGCGCTGTTGGAAGGTCGTTTCAACGTGTCGAAGGAGGATCTGGCCCGGGCGGCAAAGCCCGCCTTGCGGCACCGGCTCTTGCTGAACTTCGAGGCCGAAGCCGACCGCGTGAGCGCAGACGATGTGGTGGACGCCGTTCTTGCGGCGGTGAACGCCGGCGACAAAGACCCCATCACCGTGTGA
- a CDS encoding DUF58 domain-containing protein, protein MASTAPRFVLDPAEFRLLEGLRPNPRKTFTGRVRGERLTRQKGISIEFADFRDYVEGDDLRHLDWNALARLDTTVVKTYQDEEDLAVHVLLDCSASMGFGNPPKFETAQRVACALGYVALASHDALIPHALGARVAPGAPMRGRGAYPRLAQWVLDRTAEGKGALTEAVRRFAGSSARSGLVYLVSDGLDPLLPDALRVLASRGHELGFVHVLSREEADPDLEGDLRLLDAEDGEPVEITASGSTLEGYRQNLDHHCAALEAATTRHGGRYVRLLASDPLVALIRGPLRRDGWLVD, encoded by the coding sequence ATGGCATCGACGGCGCCCCGATTCGTGCTCGATCCCGCCGAGTTTCGGCTGCTGGAAGGTCTGCGCCCGAATCCCCGAAAGACGTTCACCGGGCGCGTTCGAGGCGAGCGGCTGACCCGGCAGAAGGGGATCAGCATCGAGTTCGCCGACTTTCGGGACTATGTGGAGGGCGACGACCTGCGCCACCTGGATTGGAACGCGCTCGCCCGCCTCGACACGACGGTCGTGAAAACGTATCAGGACGAGGAGGATCTGGCCGTGCACGTCCTCCTCGACTGTTCGGCCTCAATGGGTTTCGGCAACCCGCCGAAGTTTGAGACCGCGCAGCGCGTCGCGTGCGCGCTGGGCTACGTCGCGCTGGCGAGCCACGACGCCCTGATCCCCCACGCGCTGGGCGCCCGCGTCGCCCCGGGTGCGCCGATGCGCGGGCGCGGGGCTTACCCGCGATTGGCCCAGTGGGTGCTCGACCGCACCGCCGAGGGCAAGGGCGCGTTGACCGAAGCGGTGCGCCGGTTCGCCGGGTCGAGCGCGCGATCCGGGCTGGTGTACCTCGTCAGCGATGGACTGGATCCCCTGCTGCCCGACGCCCTGCGCGTGCTGGCAAGCCGCGGGCATGAACTGGGTTTCGTCCACGTGCTGAGCCGAGAAGAGGCGGACCCCGATCTCGAAGGCGACCTGCGGCTTCTCGATGCGGAGGACGGCGAGCCCGTGGAGATCACGGCCAGCGGGTCCACGCTCGAAGGGTATCGCCAGAATCTCGACCATCACTGCGCTGCTCTCGAGGCCGCGACGACCCGCCACGGGGGCCGCTACGTCCGGCTGTTGGCGTCCGACCCGTTGGTCGCGTTGATCCGAGGACCGCTGCGGCGCGACGGGTGGTTGGTGGATTGA
- a CDS encoding VWA domain-containing protein, translating to MSFVSASALAWLAPILGAILALYLLKMRRRDFVVPATFLWPARTFEVRANSLFQRLRLSLLLFLQLLAAALVIFAMARPQVRQRTLAGELTVVVVDASASMGAREGGSTRFDLAVQVCRSLVDSVRAGDRMSVVEAGPSPRVVIPVSSDAGKMRQALQTLRPTDAAGDLGEALRLAASIAAPHKGARIVLLSDGVFPPIADFSPGNARFEFVPIGTQMENVGISAFSIAPAAKGVLAFCGVRNYGKKPIEATLDLLADGKLFNSKRIALDGGASFGQTFSAPSGATVLEARIQPDDALAADNRAFALADPGARVRALLVGRGDLFLERALALDPRVTLDRAAALPPEAGGEAPYDLVVFDGVPEQPTRARGVLTFGAAGPSSPVRRVGVAKSPRVRSQQTEDPVMEAVDLLDTYIETAERVEPKPEGRVLAEGSQGPLIVAADGAQRKLYVAFLPVDSDLPLQVAFPIFVANALDFLAPRESGGDTLLMPPGRTFALPASGEGALSLKGPDGASATLAATNGAYTVREAVRSGVYEFEQGGKKRTLLVGTPPESESEIAPRAQVFAGGSEVAGSESLLRLADLWRWVVLAGLIVLAVEWWVFARRS from the coding sequence TTGAGCTTCGTCTCCGCCTCGGCCCTGGCCTGGTTGGCACCGATTCTCGGGGCGATCCTCGCGCTGTACCTGCTGAAGATGCGCCGCAGAGATTTCGTGGTGCCGGCGACCTTCCTTTGGCCCGCCCGCACGTTCGAGGTCCGCGCGAATTCGCTGTTTCAGCGGCTCCGGCTGAGTCTGCTGTTGTTTCTGCAGCTTCTCGCTGCGGCGCTCGTGATCTTCGCCATGGCGCGTCCGCAAGTGCGCCAGCGCACGCTGGCGGGCGAGCTGACCGTGGTGGTGGTCGACGCATCCGCAAGCATGGGAGCCCGGGAGGGCGGGTCGACTCGGTTCGACCTGGCCGTCCAGGTGTGTCGGAGTCTGGTGGACAGCGTACGCGCGGGGGACCGGATGAGCGTGGTGGAAGCCGGGCCCAGCCCGCGAGTCGTCATCCCCGTGTCGTCGGATGCGGGCAAGATGCGGCAAGCGTTGCAGACGCTTCGGCCAACCGATGCGGCCGGCGACTTGGGAGAGGCGCTTCGTCTCGCCGCGTCGATCGCCGCTCCGCACAAGGGAGCCCGGATCGTGCTCCTTTCGGACGGCGTGTTTCCTCCGATCGCCGATTTCTCCCCGGGCAACGCGCGGTTCGAGTTCGTCCCGATCGGCACGCAGATGGAGAACGTCGGCATCTCCGCGTTCTCCATCGCTCCGGCCGCCAAGGGCGTGCTCGCGTTTTGCGGGGTGCGGAACTACGGCAAGAAACCCATCGAGGCGACGCTCGACCTGCTCGCCGACGGCAAGCTTTTCAACTCGAAACGGATCGCGCTCGATGGCGGCGCATCGTTCGGGCAGACCTTTTCGGCTCCGTCCGGGGCCACCGTCCTCGAGGCGAGGATCCAGCCGGACGATGCGCTGGCCGCGGACAATCGGGCGTTTGCGCTCGCCGATCCCGGCGCCCGCGTGCGGGCGCTGCTGGTGGGCCGGGGCGATCTCTTTCTCGAGCGCGCCCTCGCCCTCGATCCGCGCGTGACCCTCGATCGCGCGGCCGCGCTGCCCCCCGAGGCAGGTGGCGAGGCCCCCTACGACCTCGTGGTGTTCGACGGGGTGCCCGAGCAGCCGACGCGTGCGCGCGGCGTGCTGACTTTTGGCGCTGCGGGGCCCTCGTCCCCGGTTCGGCGCGTGGGGGTGGCGAAGTCGCCCCGCGTGCGGTCCCAACAGACGGAGGACCCGGTCATGGAGGCCGTGGACCTTTTGGACACCTACATCGAGACGGCGGAGCGCGTGGAGCCCAAGCCGGAGGGGCGCGTGTTGGCGGAGGGCTCGCAAGGGCCTCTGATCGTCGCGGCCGACGGGGCGCAGCGGAAGCTGTACGTCGCCTTCCTTCCGGTCGATTCGGACCTTCCACTCCAAGTGGCGTTCCCCATCTTCGTCGCCAACGCGCTTGATTTCCTGGCGCCGCGAGAGTCGGGTGGCGACACGTTGCTGATGCCTCCTGGAAGGACGTTCGCGCTCCCGGCATCCGGCGAAGGCGCGCTGTCGCTCAAGGGGCCCGACGGAGCGAGCGCGACCTTGGCGGCAACCAACGGCGCCTACACCGTGCGCGAGGCGGTTCGGTCGGGGGTGTACGAATTCGAGCAGGGGGGCAAGAAGCGCACGCTTCTCGTCGGGACGCCTCCCGAGTCCGAGTCGGAGATTGCGCCGCGTGCCCAAGTGTTTGCTGGAGGCTCCGAGGTCGCCGGTTCGGAGTCGCTCCTACGGTTGGCGGACCTTTGGCGTTGGGTCGTGTTGGCGGGCCTGATCGTGCTGGCGGTCGAGTGGTGGGTTTTCGCAAGGAGGTCGTGA
- a CDS encoding VWA domain-containing protein, whose protein sequence is MRFTSPATLLLLVPVALGLWLTYGRVHGMMRGRKRFAFLLRAVVAACLVLALAGPESHRANEGVCTIFVLDRSDSISDADRRREQSFVEDSLQHLGEKDAVGVVVFGREAMVDAAPSRFKELGAIASVVDRSASNLASALRLASASFPDGKARRLVVLSDGNETLGDAADAARVAAADGIEIDVVPLGSQGRAGEVLVESAELPRDVRIGQPFAVRVGVDADRATRAVVTLDRDGSIVRRETVRVDAGRSTLVLNDVVDEPGFHRYRATVEAEGDLDARNNVGMGFVAVRGKPRVLVIQGHDGPLPDVLRQQGILVDGVDAGGTPVRPEQVQPYDAVILDDVNASKITEPQMKLLRSAVRDTGVGLAMVGGEDSFLPGGWYGTPVAEALPVDLNIRQRKTFPSTSILIVCDTSGSMSMVEDGVPKVRLAAKAAEQTITLMGAQDRGGVAGSTDKIDFVAPMQKLSNKPAVIGQIQRLGTGGGGIYIMPSMEFANDNLSKEPSKVRHLILLADGADSEMQEGALALALDMRGRKITTSVVAIGDGSDVPFLRRLAAVGGGQFYLAEKAGQLPSIFTQDAAVMSRSAIEEGAFIPKMVLGEEILRGLSPEGVPPLLGYCLADARPLARVGMRTQKDDPLLAVWQFGLGSSLAFTSDAKPRWAAQWVPWGGFGKFWAQAVRAISRRASSNAYEMRAQMDGAEGKVVLEAKDPTGKPLDNLRPDVRVSSPRGGSEAVTMVQKGPGLYEGRFRANEIGSYIVTVAETDGSGATRVSSSGFSMPYPPEYRAYRANRPMLEGLARAGGGRALAEPREALRPVAVPGESIQELWAAFLFAAAILLPLDVAARRVAIPFGEMWAALASRLRALRLREREDVVPQVEVAGRLQSAKARAKREVSVPEVEAPIVKSEPRKPEGSPAPSGGDAAARLLDAKRRRKGD, encoded by the coding sequence TTGAGATTCACGTCGCCCGCCACCCTCCTGCTGCTGGTCCCCGTCGCGCTGGGATTGTGGCTCACCTACGGCCGCGTACACGGCATGATGCGCGGCCGAAAGCGGTTCGCCTTCCTGTTGCGCGCCGTGGTCGCGGCTTGTCTGGTCTTGGCTCTGGCCGGGCCGGAGTCCCATCGGGCCAACGAGGGGGTCTGCACGATCTTCGTGCTCGATCGTTCGGACAGCATCTCCGACGCCGACCGCAGGCGGGAGCAGTCGTTCGTCGAGGATTCCCTGCAGCACCTGGGGGAGAAGGACGCGGTCGGCGTCGTGGTCTTTGGGCGGGAGGCGATGGTCGATGCCGCCCCGTCCCGGTTCAAGGAGTTGGGGGCGATCGCCTCGGTGGTCGACCGCTCGGCCTCGAACCTCGCCTCGGCTCTGAGGCTGGCCTCCGCCTCGTTCCCAGACGGGAAGGCGCGCCGGTTGGTCGTCCTTTCCGACGGCAACGAGACCCTGGGCGATGCGGCCGACGCGGCCCGGGTCGCGGCTGCCGACGGGATCGAGATCGACGTGGTGCCGCTCGGGTCGCAGGGCCGAGCGGGCGAGGTGTTGGTCGAGAGTGCCGAGCTTCCACGCGATGTCCGCATCGGACAACCGTTCGCCGTGCGCGTCGGGGTCGACGCGGACCGCGCCACGCGGGCCGTCGTGACGTTGGATCGCGACGGGTCGATCGTCAGGCGCGAGACCGTGCGCGTGGATGCGGGCCGGAGCACCTTGGTCTTGAACGACGTGGTGGACGAACCGGGATTCCACCGGTACCGGGCGACCGTCGAGGCCGAGGGCGACCTGGACGCGCGCAACAACGTCGGCATGGGTTTCGTCGCCGTGCGCGGGAAACCGAGGGTGCTCGTGATCCAAGGGCACGACGGACCGTTGCCGGACGTGCTTCGGCAGCAGGGAATCCTGGTGGACGGGGTCGATGCGGGCGGGACTCCAGTGCGGCCCGAGCAGGTGCAGCCTTACGACGCGGTCATTCTCGACGACGTCAACGCCTCCAAGATCACCGAGCCGCAGATGAAGCTGCTCCGTTCCGCGGTGCGCGACACGGGGGTGGGTCTGGCGATGGTGGGTGGTGAGGACTCGTTCCTCCCCGGCGGGTGGTACGGCACACCGGTCGCCGAGGCGCTCCCGGTCGATCTCAACATCCGGCAGCGCAAGACGTTTCCGTCGACCTCGATCCTCATCGTGTGCGACACCTCGGGAAGCATGTCGATGGTCGAGGACGGTGTTCCGAAGGTCCGCCTCGCGGCAAAGGCCGCCGAGCAGACGATCACGCTCATGGGAGCGCAGGATCGGGGGGGTGTGGCGGGCAGCACCGACAAGATCGATTTCGTCGCGCCGATGCAGAAGCTGTCGAACAAGCCGGCGGTGATCGGCCAGATCCAGCGGCTGGGAACGGGCGGGGGCGGAATCTACATCATGCCGTCGATGGAGTTCGCCAACGACAACCTGTCGAAGGAGCCCTCGAAGGTTCGCCACCTCATCCTGCTCGCGGACGGGGCGGACAGCGAGATGCAGGAGGGAGCGCTCGCGCTGGCGCTCGACATGCGCGGACGCAAGATCACCACGTCGGTGGTGGCGATCGGGGACGGTTCGGACGTGCCGTTCCTGCGCCGCCTGGCGGCCGTGGGCGGGGGCCAGTTCTACCTGGCGGAGAAGGCGGGGCAGTTGCCCTCGATCTTCACGCAGGACGCGGCCGTGATGTCGCGCTCGGCGATCGAGGAGGGTGCGTTCATTCCGAAGATGGTGCTGGGCGAGGAGATCCTTCGCGGACTCTCGCCCGAGGGTGTGCCCCCGCTATTGGGCTACTGCCTGGCCGACGCGAGGCCGCTGGCGCGGGTCGGGATGCGGACGCAGAAGGACGATCCGCTGCTGGCTGTGTGGCAGTTCGGCTTGGGCTCGAGTTTGGCCTTCACGTCGGATGCGAAGCCGCGGTGGGCGGCCCAGTGGGTGCCCTGGGGCGGTTTCGGGAAGTTCTGGGCGCAGGCTGTGCGCGCGATCTCGCGTCGCGCGAGCTCCAACGCCTACGAGATGCGCGCGCAGATGGACGGTGCGGAGGGCAAGGTGGTGCTGGAGGCGAAGGACCCCACCGGCAAGCCGTTGGACAATCTCCGGCCCGACGTGCGGGTGTCTTCGCCGCGGGGCGGTTCCGAGGCCGTGACGATGGTGCAGAAGGGCCCGGGCCTGTACGAGGGGCGGTTCCGGGCCAACGAGATCGGCTCCTACATCGTCACCGTTGCGGAGACCGATGGTTCCGGGGCCACGCGCGTTTCGTCGTCGGGCTTCTCCATGCCCTACCCTCCGGAGTACCGGGCGTACCGCGCCAACCGGCCGATGCTGGAGGGTTTGGCGCGCGCGGGCGGCGGGCGCGCGCTGGCGGAGCCGCGCGAAGCGCTCCGTCCGGTGGCGGTCCCGGGCGAGTCGATCCAAGAGCTGTGGGCGGCGTTTCTCTTTGCCGCGGCGATTCTGCTTCCACTGGACGTCGCGGCGCGCCGGGTGGCGATTCCGTTCGGCGAGATGTGGGCGGCTTTGGCGTCGCGCCTGCGCGCCTTGCGCCTTCGCGAAAGGGAAGATGTGGTGCCGCAGGTCGAGGTGGCGGGACGGCTGCAGAGCGCGAAGGCGCGAGCCAAGCGCGAGGTGTCGGTGCCAGAGGTCGAAGCACCCATCGTCAAGTCCGAGCCGCGGAAGCCGGAGGGCTCACCGGCTCCCTCAGGCGGCGATGCCGCCGCGCGTCTGCTCGACGCCAAGCGCCGCCGAAAGGGCGACTAG
- the egtB gene encoding ergothioneine biosynthesis protein EgtB codes for MNAPPLTSRDALLTRYRRVRAQTEALVRPLEVEDTVVQPIEDVSPPKWHLGHTSWFFETLVLPRFLPGFEPYHERFAFVFNSYYNTFGTRIARSSRGMLSRPTLAEVFGYRAFVDEAMGRAVAEIGEAEWGAFETLSLLGLQHEQQHQELLATDIKYILASSPFLPAYQNAAPSASQERPAGFAEFDGGIVPIGDDGSGGFAWDNEGPVHQALLEDFQLQDRLVTNGEFLRFVEDGGYGEFRWWLSDGWDTVQREGWEHPLYWIPTDEGWKIMTLSGLRPLDPNEPVCHVSFFEADAYASWAGKRLPTEFEWEHAARRTGPSATEGNFVEDGLLHPRATAAAGMAQLLGDVWEWTSSAYLPYPRYRPEPGALGEYNGKFMNGQRVLRGGSCATPRDHIRLTYRNFFQPEKRWQFTGFRLAE; via the coding sequence ATGAACGCGCCGCCTCTCACCTCCCGGGACGCCCTCTTGACGCGGTACCGACGGGTCCGTGCCCAGACCGAAGCGCTTGTCCGCCCCCTCGAGGTCGAGGACACCGTGGTCCAGCCCATCGAGGACGTCTCACCGCCCAAGTGGCACCTCGGGCACACCTCCTGGTTCTTCGAAACGCTGGTGCTCCCCCGGTTTCTGCCCGGTTTCGAGCCCTACCACGAGCGCTTCGCCTTTGTCTTCAACTCCTACTACAACACCTTCGGCACGCGGATCGCACGCTCGAGTCGAGGCATGCTCTCCCGGCCAACCCTCGCCGAAGTGTTCGGCTACCGGGCATTTGTCGACGAGGCGATGGGCCGAGCCGTCGCCGAAATCGGGGAGGCGGAGTGGGGTGCCTTCGAAACCCTCTCGCTTCTCGGTCTCCAGCATGAGCAGCAGCACCAGGAGCTGCTCGCGACCGACATCAAATACATCCTCGCGAGCAGTCCCTTCCTCCCCGCGTACCAGAACGCCGCTCCCTCGGCCAGCCAGGAACGCCCTGCCGGATTTGCGGAGTTCGACGGAGGCATCGTGCCGATCGGCGACGATGGCAGCGGAGGGTTCGCGTGGGACAACGAAGGCCCGGTGCACCAGGCGCTCCTCGAGGATTTTCAACTGCAGGACCGCCTGGTGACCAACGGCGAGTTTCTCCGCTTTGTGGAGGACGGCGGGTACGGCGAGTTTCGATGGTGGCTCTCCGACGGGTGGGACACGGTCCAGCGCGAGGGGTGGGAGCATCCCCTCTACTGGATTCCCACCGACGAGGGATGGAAGATCATGACGCTCTCGGGCCTGCGTCCCCTCGACCCGAACGAGCCGGTCTGCCACGTCAGCTTCTTCGAAGCGGACGCCTACGCGTCGTGGGCGGGCAAGCGCCTCCCGACGGAGTTCGAGTGGGAGCACGCGGCTCGGCGCACAGGCCCCTCGGCGACCGAGGGGAACTTCGTGGAGGACGGCCTCCTCCACCCTCGGGCGACTGCGGCGGCGGGGATGGCGCAGCTTCTGGGCGATGTGTGGGAGTGGACGAGCAGCGCGTACCTGCCCTATCCCAGGTACCGCCCCGAGCCAGGGGCCCTCGGCGAGTACAACGGCAAGTTCATGAACGGCCAGCGCGTGCTGCGCGGCGGGTCCTGCGCCACGCCCCGCGACCACATCCGCCTCACGTACCGCAACTTCTTCCAACCGGAGAAACGCTGGCAGTTCACCGGCTTCCGCCTGGCGGAGTAG
- a CDS encoding amidohydrolase family protein gives MKRRWMFGTALLLATLAGAQEFPYELESQRKPTIETHGDVLIRGGRILPVAGPVLEQGDILVRGGKIAAIGPHLAAPAGVQVIDARGKVVTPGLVDAHAHRGSDGTNEGTDSITAEVRIGDVINPFAKNVWQAVASGETTGMVLHGSANAIGGQSMVMKFKYGRPPQELPVPDAPRMIKFALGENVTRMSSADSTRYPRTRMGVESVYRRAFEEARKYMAEWDAYGRTLEGPRPRKDLRLETLADILRKRIWVQCHSYRADEMLMMVRLSQEYGFKLNLQHALEAYKIAPELAKAGVGASVFADSWAYKLEAYDNIPYNTAICTRAGVLMSINTDSLGGTVALNVDAAKPMRFGGMTEQQCLEFITINPAKQIGVDKRTGTLEVGKDADIAIWDGHPLSVYSRCAMTLIEGEVYFQRRDAFGVDKASTTKNVLDSHPRRAPQTLPASAAYAVIGATLHPVSGPVIEGGTIVFVNGTITAIGKDVAVPSSAARIDGTGLHVYPGFIDGSNTMGLSEIGGIDVMGSPSEAGSYQPDLKALTGVQVQSAHFETARFNGITNVMTHPSGGVVSGRGAVIHTFGWTAESMGLQNPGPLWVNLPGGGGFGRPAEADCADAGFNDLISGGWSDGHLLHAHDLETGGLLQRRRGGGGGAPTDAQMRPINEFFDKAAAYAKARADGKDVPVDLQLDAMIPYVRGERPVVMRVRSAAQIRAAVAFAKQHGLKPILLGAQDAWKETKLLSSSNVPVLIEPAGKSSGFANAPTADWEPYDTPYALPALLKRGGVKFAFMSEDNADAMNLPFRVAQSCAYGLSVEDAVRALTLSTAEILGVDKQIGSLQTGKLANLIVTDGDPFELTTTVHHVFVKGRPAPMESRFTRFRDQYMKRLASSERVFGGG, from the coding sequence GTGAAGCGGCGCTGGATGTTCGGCACCGCACTCCTCCTGGCGACCCTCGCGGGCGCCCAGGAGTTCCCCTACGAGCTGGAGTCGCAGCGCAAGCCCACCATCGAAACGCACGGCGACGTGCTGATCCGGGGCGGGCGGATCCTACCGGTGGCCGGGCCCGTTCTCGAGCAAGGCGACATCCTGGTGCGGGGCGGCAAGATCGCCGCGATCGGCCCCCACCTTGCAGCTCCCGCAGGCGTCCAAGTGATCGACGCCCGCGGCAAAGTCGTCACGCCCGGTCTGGTCGATGCCCACGCCCACCGTGGCTCGGACGGCACCAACGAAGGCACCGACAGCATCACCGCGGAAGTCCGGATCGGCGACGTCATCAACCCCTTCGCCAAGAACGTATGGCAGGCCGTGGCCAGCGGCGAAACCACCGGCATGGTCCTGCACGGAAGCGCCAACGCGATCGGCGGCCAAAGCATGGTCATGAAGTTCAAGTACGGACGCCCTCCGCAGGAGTTGCCCGTTCCCGACGCGCCGAGGATGATCAAGTTCGCCCTGGGTGAAAACGTGACCCGGATGAGCTCGGCGGACTCGACGCGCTACCCGCGCACGCGCATGGGCGTGGAGTCCGTGTATCGGCGCGCGTTCGAGGAGGCCCGCAAATACATGGCCGAGTGGGACGCCTATGGCCGAACGCTCGAAGGTCCCCGTCCCCGCAAGGACCTCCGGCTGGAGACGCTCGCCGACATCTTGCGCAAGCGCATCTGGGTGCAGTGCCACAGCTATCGGGCCGACGAAATGCTGATGATGGTGCGGCTCAGCCAGGAGTACGGGTTCAAGCTGAATCTCCAGCACGCGCTCGAGGCGTACAAGATCGCGCCGGAACTCGCGAAAGCCGGCGTGGGCGCGTCGGTGTTCGCCGACAGCTGGGCCTACAAACTCGAGGCGTACGACAACATTCCCTACAACACCGCGATCTGCACTCGGGCGGGGGTGTTGATGTCCATCAACACCGACTCCCTGGGCGGCACGGTCGCACTGAACGTCGACGCGGCCAAACCCATGCGGTTCGGGGGCATGACCGAGCAGCAGTGCCTCGAATTCATCACGATCAACCCCGCGAAACAGATCGGCGTGGACAAGCGCACCGGCACCTTGGAAGTGGGAAAGGACGCCGACATCGCGATCTGGGACGGCCACCCGCTCAGCGTCTATTCGCGCTGCGCGATGACGTTGATCGAGGGCGAAGTGTACTTCCAGCGCCGCGACGCCTTCGGGGTGGACAAGGCGTCGACGACCAAGAACGTCCTCGATTCGCACCCGCGCCGCGCTCCCCAGACGCTTCCGGCCTCGGCCGCCTACGCGGTGATTGGAGCGACCCTTCACCCCGTGTCGGGCCCGGTGATCGAGGGTGGAACGATCGTGTTCGTCAACGGCACCATCACGGCCATCGGCAAAGACGTCGCGGTTCCCAGCTCGGCGGCGCGCATCGACGGGACGGGCCTTCACGTGTACCCGGGTTTCATCGACGGGAGCAACACGATGGGGCTGTCCGAGATCGGCGGCATCGACGTGATGGGGAGCCCCTCGGAGGCCGGCTCCTATCAGCCGGACCTGAAGGCGCTCACCGGCGTCCAGGTCCAGAGCGCGCACTTTGAAACCGCCCGCTTCAACGGCATCACGAACGTGATGACCCACCCCTCGGGCGGGGTGGTCTCGGGCCGGGGCGCGGTCATCCACACCTTCGGGTGGACGGCCGAGAGCATGGGCCTTCAGAATCCGGGACCGCTTTGGGTGAACCTACCGGGAGGCGGAGGATTCGGGAGGCCCGCCGAAGCAGACTGCGCGGACGCGGGCTTCAACGACCTCATCTCGGGCGGATGGTCCGACGGGCACCTCCTCCACGCCCACGATCTTGAAACGGGCGGGCTGCTTCAGCGGCGGCGCGGCGGCGGCGGGGGTGCTCCGACCGACGCACAGATGCGGCCGATCAACGAGTTCTTCGACAAGGCCGCCGCGTACGCGAAGGCGCGCGCCGACGGGAAAGACGTGCCCGTGGACCTCCAACTGGACGCGATGATCCCCTATGTTCGAGGCGAGCGGCCCGTGGTCATGCGCGTCCGCAGCGCCGCGCAGATCCGCGCCGCCGTGGCATTCGCGAAACAACATGGATTGAAGCCGATCCTCCTGGGCGCGCAGGATGCGTGGAAGGAGACCAAGCTCCTCTCGTCCTCGAACGTTCCCGTGCTGATCGAGCCCGCCGGCAAATCCTCGGGTTTCGCCAACGCGCCGACCGCCGACTGGGAGCCGTACGACACGCCCTACGCGCTTCCCGCACTCCTCAAGCGCGGAGGCGTGAAGTTCGCGTTCATGAGCGAGGACAACGCCGACGCGATGAACCTGCCGTTCCGCGTGGCGCAGAGTTGCGCCTACGGGCTGTCCGTCGAGGACGCCGTGCGCGCGCTCACGCTGTCCACCGCCGAAATCCTCGGGGTGGACAAGCAGATCGGCAGCCTGCAGACCGGCAAGCTCGCGAATCTGATCGTCACCGACGGGGATCCGTTCGAGCTGACCACGACCGTGCACCATGTGTTCGTGAAGGGGCGCCCTGCGCCGATGGAGAGCCGGTTCACCCGGTTCCGCGACCAGTACATGAAGCGGCTCGCTTCGAGCGAAAGGGTGTTCGGCGGAGGCTGA